One window from the genome of Saccharomyces mikatae IFO 1815 strain IFO1815 genome assembly, chromosome: 4 encodes:
- the SUM1 gene encoding Sum1p (similar to Saccharomyces cerevisiae SUM1 (YDR310C); ancestral locus Anc_5.333) has translation MADNTTAPSDNIINGQRLPSELKDDVDMLTSTTSEHKVNDMGNRDKNTSIKALPSITDIPINDDPDVQRHDDPSVCLNPSHIKDYENFSCSSIDTLKKGMGEISKQCNDLRTALLAKDTSLTDSVEDLFNSLKVLSHNQSVLENKLDDVMKNQVNTDIVVNNLNERLNKLSTLLQNTSKVSNSNLLIENSSNSTSSQHNTPTSKRGPGRPRKDTSTSTMNKLVSNAASANPKNTSNHNAPLSPVNISLPTAVVQTSKSKRYFVEPSTKQDPLLLSAPSSSRDDGEIALPSVPHRTNLENGKERPSTANSSSITPTPITPNNLIHIKRKRGRPPKKRTVETMISNATDAIDKSDTSSRIKNEIPINSLLPSSKFHQIPSSPSNPTSQPVPIRTSRSATQETDPKSLEATSPPPTNGEPNAEDSNTTDAIYNSVEEMVGGEENKIQREKTITIKTANNNMNNNNNTDSVIKFSANSDINSDIRRLMVNDQFSLSYDASGNITVKLPPVSSPAAATAAAAAAVTSEMNRQQRELDKRRDSREKMLVNMKYNDRDKAKSFMESNKKLLKAMKEEERRKRMTSIIHDNHLNLNLNEISTRSKIKSIEKPTTKGSSMSPKPRSASITTTSDHQHEEHEPSEQEKQVGIDNEGSYVNSDPQKMDLTISAAGAVQKVGIQSMLNSGEELPTNGTAEYEGKGSGDEETTTFVPLEKSPSLVDVVRKRLSGEDEKEDQQRDKSASSKKRRLSDQAKNEEEEEEEEGERDASHSETLATVENVSGDISTDLSRGISSIHNDVETTNDCGNGNGSLGLGTESRNTLLTATPIELICREGFFYRRDIPDVPITTGAYLEFKFKAKEEELVNSSINEEDYATKSKHEKMNAHFFKSDIQEETEIAFDILSKTTLTEKYVNSLEYFLMEFRWENKLVGLGLKLRESKRTWQRRKALFALFEFWRDQSRDKRRFHNYTILHAVKEMENYRIFINRSVSWFYNHITLLKMILYDLCDNVTTQWREWMFPHNETLPTLGQDGINEDNLNETIDNMLIFDFLDDGSENNQVKYSRIIPPDIS, from the coding sequence ATGGCTGACAACACTACGGCCCCTTCAGATAATATAATCAATGGGCAGAGACTTCCGTCTGAACTCAAAGATGACGTAGACATGTTAACATCCACCACATCTGAACATAAAGTTAACGATATGGGGAATCGAGACAAAAATACAAGCATTAAAGCTTTGCCATCCATCACTGACATCCCTATTAATGACGACCCCGATGTACAACGACATGATGACCCCAGTGTTTGTTTGAACCCCTCCCATATAAAAGACTATGAGAATTTCTCTTGTTCGTCAATTGACACTTTAAAAAAGGGTATGGGAGAAATTTCCAAGCAATGTAACGATTTGAGGACAGCTCTGCTTGCCAAAGATACTTCCCTGACTGACTCTGTGGAGGATCTATTCAACTCTTTAAAAGTTTTATCACACAATCAATCAGTTTTGGAGAATAAATTAGATGACGTCATGAAAAATCAAGTGAATACAGATATAGTAGTCAATAACTTGAACGAAAGACTGAATAAACTGTCAACATTGTTGCAAAATACTTCGAAAGTTAGCAACTCAAATCTTCTCATAGAAAACTCATCTAACAGCACTAGTTCACAGCATAATACTCCCACTTCTAAGAGGGGACCTGGGAGaccaagaaaagatacCTCAACTTCAACGATGAATAAGTTAGTGTCAAATGCAGCCTCTGCTAATCCTAAAAACACATCTAATCATAACGCACCTCTTTCACCAGTAAACATTTCCTTACCAACAGCCGTAGTACAAACTTCCAAATCTAAAAGATATTTTGTGGAACCATCCACGAAACAGGATCCACTATTATTATCCGCTCCATCGTCATCAAGAGATGATGGTGAGATAGCCTTACCTTCTGTGCCGCATAGAACGAACCTTGAAAATGGTAAAGAACGACCATCCACTGCAAATTCCAGTTCAATAACACCAACACCTATTACGCCGAACAACTTGATTCatattaaaagaaaaaggggCAGGCCaccaaagaagagaacTGTGGAAACAATGATATCAAACGCCACGGACGCTATAGATAAATCTGACACTTCTAGCCGGATCAAAAATGAGATTCCGATAAATTCACTACTTCCATCCTCCAAATTTCATCAGATACCATCATCTCCATCGAACCCTACATCACAGCCGGTACCAATTCGAACCTCGAGGTCAGCCACTCAAGAAACGGATCCTAAAAGCTTAGAAGCAACTTCTCCCCCTCCAACTAATGGTGAACCCAACGCCGAAGATTCAAATACCACTGATGCGATTTATAACAGTGTGGAAGAAATGGTGGGTGgcgaagaaaataaaattcagagagaaaaaacaataaccATCAAGACAGCCAACAATAACAtgaacaacaataataacacGGATAGTGTCATTAAGTTTTCTGCTAATTCAGACATCAACAGTGACATTCGCCGGTTAATGGTTAATGATCAGTTTTCGCTAAGTTACGATGCTAGTGGTAACATCACAGTGAAATTACCGCCTGTTTCTTCACCTGCTGCTGCAACTGCTGCCGCCGCTGCCGCAGTTACGTCAGAAATGAATAGGCAACAAAGAGAGTTGGATAAAAGACGTGATTCAAGGGAGAAAATGCTTGTTAATATGAAATATAATGACCGTGATAAAGCGAAGTCATTTATGGAATCTAATAAAAAACTACTAAAAGcaatgaaagaagaagagagaCGAAAGAGAATGACTTCAATAATACACGATAATCATCTAAACTTGAATTTGAATGAGATATCCACTCGTTCAAAGATAAAAAGTATAGAAAAACCAACCACCAAAGGTAGTTCGATGTCGCCAAAACCAAGATCCGCCTCTATCACTACGACATCAGATCACCAACATGAAGAACATGAACCAtctgaacaagaaaagcaGGTCGGTATTGATAACGAAGGCTCGTACGTAAATAGCGATCCACAAAAGATGGATCTAACCATATCAGCTGCTGGAGCCGTCCAAAAAGTGGGAATTCAATCGATGTTGAATTCTGGTGAAGAATTACCCACCAACGGTACCGCAGAATATGAAGGAAAGGGTTCAGGAGATGAAGAAACAACTACATTTGTTCCGTTAGAAAAATCTCCTTCTTTAGTAGACGTGGTGAGGAAAAGACTCTCaggtgaagatgaaaaagaagatcaaCAACGCGACAAAAGTGCATCTTCGAAGAAAAGACGATTATCGGATCAAGCGaaaaacgaagaagaagaagaagaagaagaaggcgAAAGGGATGCTAGTCACAGCGAAACACTAGCCACTGTTGAGAACGTCTCAGGAGACATCTCTACAGATCTATCCAGAGGTATTTCATCTATCCATAATGATGTCGAAACTACTAATGACTGTGGCAATGGTAATGGAAGTCTCGGTTTGGGTACAGAGTCACGCAATACGTTGTTGACTGCGACCCCCATTGAGTTGATTTGCCGGGAAGGTTTCTTTTACCGAAGGGATATTCCCGACGTGCCCATTACCACGGGCGCGTACTTGGAATTTAAATTCAAAGCCAAAGAGGAGGAATTGGTCAATTCTAGCatcaatgaagaagactATGCTACCAAATCGAAAcatgaaaaaatgaatgctcattttttcaaatctgaTATTCAGGAGGAGACGGAAATTgcttttgatattttgagCAAAACGACGCTGACAGAGAAATACGTTAATAGTTTGGAATATTTCTTAATGGAATTTAGATGGGAGAATAAGTTAGTAGGACTAGGCCTTAAACTTAGGGAATCCAAGAGAACCTGGCAAAGGAGGAAAGCTTTGTTTGCTCTCTTCGAGTTCTGGAGAGACCAGTCAAGagacaaaagaagatttcACAACTACACAATTTTACACGCTGTCAAAGAGATGGAAAACTACAGAATATTCATCAACCGATCTGTGTCATGGTTCTATAATCACATCACcttattgaagatgattCTATACGACCTCTGCGACAATGTAACTACTCAATGGAGAGAATGGATGTTTCCACACAACGAAACACTGCCGACATTGGGCCAGGATGGTATCAATGAGGACAATCTGAATGAGACCATCGATAACATGCTGATTTTCGATTTCCTCGACGACGGCTCTGAAAACAATCAAGTGAAATATTCCAGAATCATACCGCCAGATATCAGTTAA
- the PIB1 gene encoding phosphatidylinositol-3-phosphate-binding ubiquitin-protein ligase (similar to Saccharomyces cerevisiae PIB1 (YDR313C); ancestral locus Anc_5.339) codes for MVIKEDCINNLARWQADEEAQSCFQCKTNFTFLVRRHHCRCCGRIFCSSCTENFVNYNKKKVHALQKKNSDAESPPFRTCNECYDNLLHLNLLVSSAKKDVISTQTLAPSGALLPGVLNGTNDEEGEILEDSMDQSSTAYGNEESSRNEEDRFCPICNSDLAQFANEDETREHVEDCLQRAENAQQHTPTSNAVEDSAKESPTFQNRMLVYKIPPTATHDENHVAIKECPICFENMEPGEKVGRLECLCVFHYKCIKNWFHKKAQMGAAQRGNGNAFIKRNFCPFHDAVF; via the coding sequence ATGGTTATCAAGGAGGACTGCATAAATAATCTTGCCAGGTGGCAAGCAGACGAAGAAGCTCAGAGCTGTTTTCAATGCAAGACAAACTTTACGTTCCTGGTAAGACGCCACCATTGTAGGTGTTGTGGGAGAATATTTTGCTCTTCTTGTACTGAAAACTTTGTAAACtacaataaaaagaaggttCATGCCctgcagaaaaaaaatagcgATGCGGAATCACCCCCATTCAGAACTTGTAATGAGTGCTATGACAATCTTCTGCATTTAAATTTGCTAGTATCCTCTGCCAAAAAAGACGTAATATCAACTCAGACTTTGGCACCATCAGGTGCACTTTTACCTGGTGTATTGAATGGTACCAACGATGAGGAAGGGGAAATTCTGGAAGACTCGATGGATCAAAGTAGCACGGCATATGGAAACGAGGAAAGTTCGCGAAACGAGGAAGATCGATTTTGCCCTATCTGTAACTCAGACCTCGCACAATTTGCTAATGAAGATGAGACCAGGGAGCATGTAGAGGATTGTTTACAGAGAGCTGAAAATGCCCAGCAACACACACCTACATCGAATGCTGTAGAAGACTCCGCAAAAGAGAGTCCCACTTTCCAGAATagaatgttagtatataagataCCGCCTACTGCAACGCATGATGAGAACCATGTTGCCATCAAAGAATGTCCAATATGCTTCGAGAATATGGAACCTGGCGAAAAAGTTGGGAGGTTAGAGTGCTTATGtgtttttcattataaaTGTATTAAAAACTGGTTTCACAAGAAAGCGCAAATGGGTGCAGCTCAAAGAGGAAACGGGAACGCTTTCATTAAGCGAAACTTTTGCCCTTTCCATGATGCTGTATTCTAA
- the SRB7 gene encoding Srb7p (similar to Saccharomyces cerevisiae SRB7 (YDR308C); ancestral locus Anc_5.329), with protein MTDRLTQLQICLDQMTEQFCATLNYIDKNHGFERLTANEPQMSDKHATVVPPEEFSNTVDELSTDIILKTRQINKLIDSLPGVDVSAEEQLSKIDMLQKKLVEVEDEKIEAIKKKEKLLRNVDSLIEDFVDGIANSKKST; from the coding sequence ATGACAGATAGACTAACACAACTACAGATCTGTTTAGATCAAATGACTGAACAATTCTGTGCTACCTTAAACTACATAGATAAGAATCATGGTTTTGAACGATTGACCGCGAATGAACCACAGATGTCCGATAAGCATGCTACAGTAGTTCCTCCAGAAGAATTTTCCAACACAGTGGATGAGTTATCTACGGACATAATACTCAAGACAAGGCAGATAAATAAGCTCATTGACTCGTTACCTGGTGTTGACGTTTCAGCTGAAGAGCAATTGAGCAAGATTGATATGttacagaaaaaattagTTGAAGTGGAAGACGAGAAAATTGAGGCCAttaagaagaaagagaaacttTTAAGGAACGTTGACTCTTTGATTGAAGACTTTGTAGACGGCATtgcaaattcaaagaagagCACATAA
- the SSF2 gene encoding rRNA-binding ribosome biosynthesis protein: protein MINKDKETGEIHMRHYFIDIREVDISRNLKRLYKAKNNLGKAVPNVHRKEDISSLILDHDLGAYTSESEIEDDAILRMIDNQNVKAKHFQSSKSQKTSVEKIDDEEHGKNTEVVMEENKRPESSQVAPCKKFTKLTELRARRSLKLVKTEEGICSGKVLHHEYVLKSSEEIRTLERGKLGR from the coding sequence ATGATCAATAAGGATAAAGAAACGGGCGAAATACATATGCGTCATTATTTCATTGATATTAGGGAAGTGGATATCtcaagaaatttgaaaaggctATATAAAGCCAAAAACAATTTAGGTAAAGCAGTGCCGAATGTTCATcgaaaagaagatatatCCTCATTGATATTAGATCATGATTTAGGAGCCTACACGTCAGAAtctgaaattgaagatgatgctATTTTAAGGATGATTGATAATCAAAACGTGAAAGCAAAGCATTTTCAAAGTTCGAAATCGCAAAAGACATCAGTTGAAAAgattgatgatgaagagcACGGAAAAAATACAGAAGTAGTAATGGAGGAAAATAAACGACCAGAAAGCTCTCAAGTAGCTCCATGTAAAAAATTTACCAAGTTAACAGAGTTAAGAGCAAGACGATCGCTGAAACTTGTCAAGACAGAGGAAGGTATCTGTTCGGGAAAAGTGTTGCATCACGAATATGTCCTAAAATCAAGCGAAGAAATCAGAACTTTGGAAAGAGGTAAGCTGGGAAGATGA
- the PMT7 gene encoding putative dolichyl-phosphate-mannose--protein mannosyltransferase (similar to Saccharomyces cerevisiae PMT7 (YDR307W); ancestral locus Anc_5.328) → MKDPRLQGPYRKYVPYNIFEQCGFGHLSVVDCIFASLVVVINFTLIWRSHPSSFWTRPWDADGEQELSQLMQFYLDKAFYIHELPPFTVQFYSIIHKLKITDNLRYISLFLNSSTLAFLFLLLRRINCSYIISATSLLILSNWGPFKNEGTIISFDSLEWCLFSIVIYNTISISILKLGTTKWFAHLITLSVSLGLGVSSKFIGFVTWAFVILCLIRQFDRFISDVKVTTSQIIRFITWSIFFVLIVPSFIFMLSYRDLLSNFRTDTPQYSKYMSTFFKSYLRGSQTQPSHLYYGSTITLRHLDSMAGYLTSHDIPYPSDVDEQLVALSFEEFEADNEWVVEHPTLKLNLSEIHHISQLKPVEFGKDIKLRHKSTGKLLRASTAKPPISEQDYDFQISCTKDSDYEGGMDERWNVLLIKDETSDNEKDSTNDKYVKPFRSEIQFYNNGQRCGLLGHDLRLPEWGRFEQEVLCMEHPVISRTTFVINSVQLPVDFQIPMIEYYMGEITFVSEVNGKLSWKQLLHLVEEYISKQYKYVYYIKYGKGKVSFEDVFAVEKWPITLDAESPTWFSLAWYGSILSMFIFLCVQCKRTICWNPWSTAEPKFSINWDIYNEFGWKCIIGWFLHFYIFTMSPHFNLGKKLYFQSFFFSVLCFLESLNFLTKQIIERIFPL, encoded by the coding sequence ATGAAAGATCCGAGATTACAGGGACCCTACAGAAAGTATGTCCCCTATAATATCTTTGAACAATGCGGATTTGGCCACTTAAGTGTGGTAGATTGTATTTTCGCGTCTTTGGTTGTTGTTATCAACTTCACGTTGATATGGAGATCACACCCTTCTTCGTTCTGGACTCGACCATGGGATGCCGATGGTGAACAGGAGCTATCCCAATTAATGCAATTTTATTTAGATAAAGCCTTCTATATCCATGAATTACCACCGTTTACCGTTCAATTTTACTCTATCATTCACAAGTTAAAAATTACAGATAATTTGAGAtacatttctttgtttttgaattcatcGACATTGGCCTTCCTCTTCCTATTATTAAGGAGGATTAATTGCTCTTATATTATCTCAGCAACAAGTTTACTGATATTATCTAACTGGGGACCTTTCAAGAATGAAGGCACCATCATATCATTCGACAGTTTAGAGTGGTGCTTGTTTTCAATAGTGATCTACAATACAATTAGCATCTCAATATTAAAACTGGGAACTACGAAATGGTTTGCTCATTTAATTACATTATCTGTTTCCTTAGGACTAGGAGTGTCTTCTAAATTCATTGGTTTTGTCACATGGGCTTTTGTAATCCTTTGTTTAATACGTCAATTTGATAGATTCATAAGTGACGTTAAAGTTACAACTTCCCAAATCATTAGATTTATCACTTGGAGTATCTTTTTTGTGCTAATTGTCCCTAGCTTCATCTTTATGCTAAGTTACAGGGACTTGCTTTCGAACTTCAGAACAGATACACCACAATATTCTAAATATATGAgcacttttttcaaatcctATCTAAGAGGGTCTCAAACACAACCGAGTCACTTATACTATGGCTCAACAATAACACTACGCCATTTAGATTCAATGGCGGGGTATCTTACTTCTCATGATATTCCTTACCCCTCAGACGTTGATGAACAGTTGGTGGCTTTATCATTCGAGGAGTTTGAAGCTGATAATGAATGGGTAGTTGAACATCCGACATTAAAGTTGAATTTATCTGAGATACACCATATAAGTCAATTGAAACCTGTAGAATTTGGTAAAGATATAAAATTAAGACATAAATCTACTGGAAAACTATTGAGAGCTAGTACTGCCAAACCGCCCATTAGTGAACAGGACTatgattttcaaatctcATGCACGAAGGATTCTGACTACGAAGGAGGCATGGATGAAAGATGGAATGTTCTATTAATAAAAGATGAGACTAGtgacaatgaaaaagataGCACAAATGATAAGTACGTTAAACCATTTCGATCAGAGATACAATTTTACAATAATGGCCAAAGGTGTGGGCTATTGGGTCATGACCTCAGACTACCTGAATGGGGTCGCTTTGAGCAAGAGGTATTGTGTATGGAGCATCCGGTAATATCAAGAACCACATTTGTAATAAACTCTGTACAGCTACCAGTTGATTTCCAAATCCCAATGATAGAATATTATATGGGCGAAATTACTTTTGTATCAGAAGTCAACGGCAAATTATCCTGGAAACAGCTACTCCATCTTGTCGAAGAATATATCTCCAAACAATACAAGTACGTTTACTATATTAAATACGGTAAAGGTAAGGTAAGTTTTGAAGATGTGTTCGCTGTGGAGAAATGGCCCATCACATTGGATGCGGAATCCCCAACTTGGTTTAGTCTAGCTTGGTATGGTTCTATATTGTCAAtgttcattttcttgtgCGTGCAATGTAAGAGAACGATATGCTGGAATCCATGGTCAACTGCTGAACCGAAATTTTCTATCAATTGGGATATTTACAATGAATTCGGTTGGAAGTGTATTATCGGTTGGTTCTTACATTTTTACATCTTCACCATGAGTCCACATTTTAACCTGGGAAAGAAACTCTATTTCCagagtttcttctttagtgTATTGTGTTTTCTAGAATCGTTAAATTTTTTAACGAAACAAATCATAGAACGGATTTTTCCATTGTGA
- the GIC2 gene encoding Gic2p (similar to Saccharomyces cerevisiae GIC2 (YDR309C) and GIC1 (YHR061C); ancestral locus Anc_5.331), protein MTSTSITNTGNAGMNLPQMRSIWLDEDEEAEKLYGLQAQQFMGSDDEENLGITFINSDKPVLSNKNNIELPPLLPNSHPSSCHRSNSSSTMSKELPVSSANKTKHKKGFFKLSLLKKRFLGAQLDIRGKGISTPFDFQHISHADTKNGFEGEQLQEPLSLPTNTEDDSATSLGKLDSRSLNKAFVTERIPTNRESKLIPRSHDKKTSRLSVARSISVTSSNYSKNTQGNNHSINGRVVSTSTMATSIFEYSPIASPKQLKGKQHALGHRYTNSSDSSESSLDFLKNYNFPTLLEDKPILDFLPRSQRSSAYRSLLGTPNSNKDSTRVFIPSQQSPLPKRRNSIATPSPQSKFSYAESPANFRRSFDDVLHLSNQLESLQA, encoded by the coding sequence atgacaagTACAAGTATCACGAACACTGGGAATGCGGGCATGAACCTTCCACAGATGCGGTCCATTTGGTTggatgaagacgaagaagcagaaaagTTGTATGGTCTGCAAGCACAGCAATTCATGGGAtctgatgatgaggaaaaCTTAGGCATCACTTTCATCAACAGTGATAAGCCCGTACTGAGCAATAAGAATAACATCGAACTACCTCCACTTCTGCCAAACTCACACCCATCTAGTTGCCACAGAAGTAACTCGAGTTCCACAATGTCTAAGGAACTTCCAGTTTCGAGTGCGAACAAGACCAAACATAAGAAAGGTTTTTTCAAGCTCAGtctgttgaagaaaagatttcttGGTGCGCAATTGGATATAAGAGGTAAAGGTATCTCTACTCCGTTCGATTTTCAACATATTTCTCACGCTGACACTAAAAATGGGTTCGAAGGTGAGCAGCTGCAGGAACCATTGTCACTGCCCACAAATACTGAGGACGACTCTGCTACCTCATTGGGCAAGTTGGATTCGAGGTCGCTAAATAAGGCCTTTGTCACTGAACGGATTCCGACGAATCGAGAAAGCAAACTTATTCCAAGATCGCACGACAAAAAGACATCAAGATTATCAGTTGCTCGCTCTATTTCAGTGACTTCGTCTAATTACTCCAAAAACACACAAGGAAACAATCATTCAATTAATGGCAGAGTTGTATCTACTTCAACTATGGCCACATCTATTTTTGAGTATTCCCCAATTGCATCTCCGAAACAATTAAAGGGTAAGCAACATGCTCTGGGCCATAGATATACCAATTCCTCAGATTCTAGTGAGTCTTCACtggattttttgaaaaactacaACTTCCCCACACTACTTGAAGATAAGCCTATTTTGGACTTCTTGCCTCGTTCTCAGAGGTCAAGCGCTTACCGCAGTCTTTTAGGAACTCCAAATTCGAATAAAGATTCAACAAGAGTTTTTATTCCTTCACAGCAAAGTCCATTGCCTAAGAGAAGAAACTCTATAGCCACGCCTTCCCCTCAATCTAAATTTTCGTACGCTGAATCTCCTGCTAACTTTAGAAGGTCTTTCGACGATGTTCTTCATCTGAGTAACCAGCTGGAGTCCCTACAAGCTTGA
- the TFB1 gene encoding TFIIH/NER complex subunit TFB1 (similar to Saccharomyces cerevisiae TFB1 (YDR311W); ancestral locus Anc_5.336), whose amino-acid sequence MSHSGAAIFEKVSGIIAINEDASPAELTWRSTDGDKVHTVVLSTIDKLQATPASSEKMMLRLIGKVDESKKRKDNEGNEVLPKPQRHMFSFNNRTVMDNIKMTLQQIISRYKDADIYEEKRRREESVQNTETPMSSSSVSARTPTPHLDTPQLNNGAPLINTAKLDDSLSKEKLLTNLKLQQSLLKGNKLLMKVFQETVINSGLPPSEFWSTRIPLLRAFALSTSQKVGPYNVLSTIKPVASSENKVNVNLSREKILNIFENYPIVKKAYTDNVPKNFKEPEFWARFFSSKLFRKLRGEKIMQNDRGDVIIDRYLTLDQEFDRKDDDMLLHPVKKIIDLDGNIQDDPVARGNRPDFTMQPGVDINGNSDGTVDILKGMNRLSEKMIMALKNEYSRTNLQNKSKITNDEEDEDKDERNELTIDDLNESYKTNYAIIHLKRNAHEKTSDKDTEGLVNVMKNANLNVSNQQMLQQLSLVMDNLINKLDLNQVVPNNEVSNKINKRVITAIKINAKQAKHNNVDSALGSFVGTTTQANESEVKSALPIDLLESCRMLHTTCCEFLKHFYIHFQSGEQKQASTVKKLYNHLKDCIEKINELFQDVLNGDGESMSNTCTAYLRPVLNSITLATHKYDEYLNEYNNDSNGNI is encoded by the coding sequence ATGTCACATTCTGGAGCTGCAATTTTCGAAAAGGTGTCAGGGATAATTGCTATAAACGAAGATGCTTCGCCCGCAGAATTGACGTGGCGGTCTACGGACGGTGACAAAGTTCATACAGTCGTATTGTCCACCATTGACAAGTTACAAGCCACCCCAGCTTCAAGTGAAAAAATGATGCTGAGGCTAATCGGGAAAGTAGATGAGtcaaaaaagaggaaagatAACGAAGGGAATGAAGTTTTGCCGAAACCGCAACGTCATATGTTTTCATTTAACAACAGAACAGTCATGGATAATATTAAGATGACTTTGCAACAAATTATCTCACGTTATAAGGATGCCGATATCtatgaagagaaaagaagaagagaggaATCCGTACAAAACACAGAAACGCCAATGAGCTCCTCTTCGGTTTCAGCGAGGACACCCACGCCACATCTGGATACACCACAGTTGAATAATGGGGCTCCTTTGATCAATACAGCCAAATTAGATGATTCTCTCTCCAAAGAGAAATTGCTAACTAACTTGAAGCTGCAACAGTCTTTATTGAAGGGAAACAAACTTTTGATGAAAGTTTTCCAAGAAACAGTAATCAATTCCGGATTACCCCCCTCCGAATTTTGGTCAACTAGAATTCCACTATTAAGAGCTTTTGCTCTATCCACTTCTCAAAAGGTTGGGCCTTATAACGTCCTTTCCACTATCAAGCCAGTGGCTTCGTCGGAAAATAAAGTTAATGTTAACCTATCAAGggaaaaaattctaaatATTTTTGAGAACTATCCTATTGTAAAGAAAGCTTATACTGACAATGTACCCAAGAATTTCAAGGAGCCTGAATTTTGGGCAAGGTTTTTCTCTTCGAAGCTATTCAGAAAATTAAGGGGTGAAAAGATCATGCAAAATGATAGAGGTGATGTAATCATCGACAGGTATTTAACGTTGGATCAGGAATTCGACAGgaaagatgatgatatgCTATTGCATCcggtaaaaaaaattattgatttaGACGGTAACATACAGGACGATCCAGTTGCACGAGGTAACAGACCTGATTTCACTATGCAACCAGGTGTGGATATAAATGGTAATAGCGATGGTACTGTGGATATCTTGAAAGGCATGAACAGATTAAGTGAGAAAATGATTATGGCcttaaaaaatgaatattctAGAACAAACTTACAGAATAAGTCCAAAATTacaaatgatgaagaagatgaggataaggatgaaagaaatgaactGACTATCGATGACTTGAATGAAAGCTACAAGACAAACTATGCAATCATACatctgaaaagaaatgcaCACGAAAAGACCTCGGACAAGGATACTGAAGGCTTGGTAaatgtaatgaaaaatgcGAACTTGAATGTGTCTAATCAACAAATGTTGCAACAACTGTCACTCGTCATGGATAATTTGATCAATAAATTAGACTTGAATCAAGTAGTTCCCAATAACGAAGTAAGTAATAAAATTAATAAGAGGGTCATAACTGCGATCAAGATTAACGCCAAACAGGCCAAACACAACAACGTTGACTCTGCGCTTGGTTCTTTTGTGGGCACTACAACTCAAGCAAATGAATCGGAGGTGAAAAGTGCACTACCAATAGATTTACTAGAAAGTTGTAGAATGTTGCACACAACGTGttgtgaatttttgaagcatttttatattcattttcaaagCGGGGAACAAAAGCAAGCCAGTACCGTCAAAAAGCTTTATAATCACCTGAAGGATTGTATCGAAAAAATCAACGAGTTATTTCAAGATGTACTcaatggtgatggtgaATCCATGTCAAATACGTGTACCGCCTATTTGAGGCCAGTTTTAAACTCCATTACTTTGGCCACCCATAAGTACGATGAGTACCTTAACGAATATAACAACGATTCGAACGGTAACATATAA